TTCCGAAGCAGGGTGGCCCCACAGCCCACGTTTCGCGGCCCGCGCCACCCCCGGGCCCGGTGGATCTGCTCAGTGTTTCGCTTCGGCAGCGCCTCAGAACCGCACGTGAAGGTCGTTGCTGACGAGTCTGCGCACTCCCCAGAAGTAGGTGAGCAGCGGCATGGTGCACCAGAGCACGTTGATGAGGACGAACTTCACCCACATCTCCACCGGCGACGACATGCTCTCCAGATTGTTCGCGATCTCGGTGCCGAAATAGACGGCAGGCAGGGTCACTTCGACGATCATGCCGGCCATGATCAGCGACAACTGGTTGCTGGTGAAACGCCTGCCGTTTCGGAAGAACTGGAAAAGCGCGTAGGCCTCGAAGATCCCGACGAACAGTGCGATCCATTCCATGCAGATGATGAGGGGGTCGCCGGTCAGGTAACGCGCGTCGCCACCGAGCAGGATGGGCGCCCACATGTACGTCCACAGCGCGCCGTTCTCGACGCCCTCGACGATCTGATCGAAGAACAGCAGCCACGGAAGTTCCCAGATGAAGCGCGGGATCAGTGCGATGAAGACCCACACGATCACCATCGCGCCCAAACTGTCGCCCCGCGTCCAATCCCGGCGGTCTCCGACCCGGAGCCAGGGCAGTGCGAGCGCGGTCACGAAGCAGCCGACCACGACGACCACCATCACCGTCGAGGCGACGGGCTGCGGGACCCCCGCATGAGTTTCGAGATACCAGAACACCGGGTGGATCGCGAAGAAGAAGGCAAGCACTCCGAAGAGCGACTTCTGCAGTGAGGAGAATCCGCGGCGTTCGGGCGCCTCCCCTGCGTCGCCGTGTTTGATCGACGTCTCTGTCATGAGCGCTGGCCTCCGCGTCGAGGTTCTCGCCGACCGGACCGTCCGGCCCGGAGACGGATGGAACTGCGTCTGCGTCGCAGTAGCACCGAACTCTCGTTTTATATCACGTGTGATGTTATAACGGTCGGTAGTTTTTCGGACCAAAAGGACGCGCGACGCCTGAGCCACCGGCAACGCGCTCAGCATGTCGGCGGAGAGGTGCTGTCTGCCAGCACTGTTGAGACACCACTCGTTTACAGGAAACGTCATCCTCACTTGTCAGCCCCCCGACGGATCGTGACCATGCGCAACCCATTCCGGCCTTTCCACGCCGGGCACGAATAGGATCGACGCGTGCGGCTCCTGTTCACCACCCCATTGACAGCGCACCGATGGCCGCTTCCCGGCGGGCATTCGGAGCGCCCCAGCCGCCACATCGACATACCGCTGACGCCGGCCCGAGCCGCGAACCGATGACGGCCGATCAACCTCGCGGTTCCACGCCACGACGCAGCCGGCACAGAGGTCAGGAACGCGCCGACCGCACACGCGAACTGGTCATCGAGGAAACCATCAGATGTATCCGCGAGGAAGGCTTCTCCGCGGCCAGCACCCGACACATCATCGAACGCGCCGGCGTCAGCACCGGCGTCGTTCAATACCACTTCGGCGACCGCGATGGTCTGCTCACCGCTGTCATCGACCACGCCGTCACCACGCTGATCACCTCGATCAACGATCTCGCCGACGAAGTCGAAGGCATCAAGGACACCGAGGAGCGCATGCGCGCACTCACCGATGCCGCCTGGAGGGTCTTCCTCAACCCTGCCAGCCTCACCGCGATGGAGATATTGATCGCGACCAGATCACTGCGCTCCACGCTCGGCATGGAGCAACTCGCCAGCCTGCAACCAGGACTGGAACGCATCGCTTCACTCATCGGCACACCCTCACCCCACGCCGCCGCGATCACCGACCTTCTCTGGGCAGCACCCCTGGGTCTCATGGTCGGCCAAATGGTCAGTGACGCTCCCCTGCCAACGGACCCCCAACGTCACGCCATGGCACAGCTGATGATCGACCACCTGAGGGTCAACGCGACCGACGCCGCGAAGCGCCGCCGAAAGGCTCCCGGCCAACGCTGATCTGGGCTGTGGGCGGTGGCCTGAATTCCGCCACTTGTTGAGCGCTCCAAACCGCCACGGATCTGCCCGAAGGCGATCCCTCACTGCCGCAAACGTGGTGGTCCCCGATTTCATCGCCAACGCCCGCCAGCTCGGTGAAGAGGCTTCCACCCACACCAGTCGACCTCTTCGGGGGTCCCGGTGAGATGGCTGCGCATCGATGGACGATCTCGCCACTGCGGCTGGCTCATGGGCTGGCGGGACGGTTACATCGCCTGCTGTTCGAACGCGTGGTGGACGGTGCGCAGGGTCGCGTGGAAACCGAGCCGGCGTGCCAGCGCACCGTCCATCTGCAGATGCCAGGGATGTTCCAGCGGCTGCGACGACGGGTCCATGTCACCGCCGGCAATCGCGACCAGTTCGTAAAGCGACGTCGGCGCCTCGTCGGTGATGTTGACGATATGACCGTCGAATGCTCCGATGAGCGCGAGGCGGGCCGCGGCCGCGACGTCGCGGTGATGGATGAGGCTCATCCGCTGCGCTGGATGCAATCCGGCGTTCGCGGCGTGCCCCTGTAACGCTTCCAAGTGTCCATCCCCGTCGCCGTAGACGAAGCCGTAACGCTGGATCGCCCAGGTCAAACCACCGCTGCGCAAAGCATTCTCGGCAGCGAGCTTGCTCGCCGGGTACGCCTGCGTCGGGTCGACAGTGTCGTCCTCGCGGCCCGGACGCGGGCCATCAACGTCGTAGACATGCGCGGTGCTCGCCATGATGAAGCGCGCATCGGCTGCGTGCTCCTGCACCGCGGCAATGAGATTGGCGGTGCCATCGCGGTTCGCCTTCCAGATCAGGTCAGTGTCAGTTGTGCGAAACACCGCGGCAAGATGGATGACTGCGTCGACACCGCTGACTGCCGGTGCGAGCGATTCGACATCGGAGAGGTCTCCGATCACCTCCGTCACACCGTGAGACACCGCCCCGGGTCGACGCACCAGAGCACGGCAGTCGTGGCCGTCTGCAACAAGCTGTGGCAGCAGGCGGGCACCTACCAGACCGGTCGCACCGGTCACCAAGATCTTCATGACTACTCCATTCCTTCACGTTGTTCGAGTCGCTCGGTCGCGGTTCGCAGCACCCGTATCGCGGTCTCGATGTCATCGGCGTCGATGCCGTCGAAGGCGACCGCATGTATCTGGGTCAGGTCTGGCAGGTCGCGCCACAACGCTTCCCCAACATCGGTGATGCGCAACATCTTCTGTCGCTGATCAACGCTGTCGGGGATCTGCTCGACGAGCCGCTTGCGCACCAGGGCGATGACGACTGCGCTCAGCGTCGCCCGTTCGACCTGCAGGATGCGCTGCAGATCCCGTTGCCGGGTGGGTCCGGCGTTCACGAGTTGA
The DNA window shown above is from Mycolicibacterium confluentis and carries:
- a CDS encoding TetR/AcrR family transcriptional regulator gives rise to the protein MTADQPRGSTPRRSRHRGQERADRTRELVIEETIRCIREEGFSAASTRHIIERAGVSTGVVQYHFGDRDGLLTAVIDHAVTTLITSINDLADEVEGIKDTEERMRALTDAAWRVFLNPASLTAMEILIATRSLRSTLGMEQLASLQPGLERIASLIGTPSPHAAAITDLLWAAPLGLMVGQMVSDAPLPTDPQRHAMAQLMIDHLRVNATDAAKRRRKAPGQR
- a CDS encoding NAD-dependent epimerase/dehydratase family protein — its product is MKILVTGATGLVGARLLPQLVADGHDCRALVRRPGAVSHGVTEVIGDLSDVESLAPAVSGVDAVIHLAAVFRTTDTDLIWKANRDGTANLIAAVQEHAADARFIMASTAHVYDVDGPRPGREDDTVDPTQAYPASKLAAENALRSGGLTWAIQRYGFVYGDGDGHLEALQGHAANAGLHPAQRMSLIHHRDVAAAARLALIGAFDGHIVNITDEAPTSLYELVAIAGGDMDPSSQPLEHPWHLQMDGALARRLGFHATLRTVHHAFEQQAM
- a CDS encoding MarR family winged helix-turn-helix transcriptional regulator, with the protein product MADKIGSARHDTIGAWTKRCYLAGRTAMEDALRPFGLGATQWYVLYQLVNAGPTRQRDLQRILQVERATLSAVVIALVRKRLVEQIPDSVDQRQKMLRITDVGEALWRDLPDLTQIHAVAFDGIDADDIETAIRVLRTATERLEQREGME